TTAGCAAATAAAATTGTACACATAATAACATTATAGTCGTGACTATGTGTATAAAATAAATACTGAAAAACTATGAGGAGGATTAAAATAATGATAAAAATGTTACATCATGTGTGTATTCAAACCGATAAATATAAGGAATCATTAGATTTTTATACAAATATATTAGGATTTAAAATAATTCAAGAAAGTAAGAATTTCCATACTAGAGATTATAACACTTGGATAAAATATGGAGAATTTATGATAGAGTTACAAACTGCTAAAGCTAATGATACTTTACATAAATGGAGTTCATCAAACGCAGGACCTGTACATTTAGGTTTTTTAGTTGATGATGTTCAAAAAGAATATGAGAGAATTAAGGAGTTAGGATATACAGAGTTTAAATTAAAAAATGGACAAATTGTATATGAGGTTGAGGGAGAAAAGTTATTTAAAATAAAGGCGCCAGAAGGTACAGAAATAGAAATAAGAGATACAAATATATAGGAAATTTAAATAGTGTCAAAATGGGTAAAGGCTTAATATTATGATAGTAGTATGATATTTTAAATTTAAGGGGGATACAAAGTGAGAAATTTTAATGAAAATTACTCTTTAGTTAGAGCCTTGCATGCAGTAGTAGGTGAAGACGTTGTAGATATATACTTAAATGGAAGTCCATTTTTTTATAATGTTCAATTTACAGATTTTACACCATATGTATATGTTCCAGAAGGAGCATATACGGTAGAAGTTTTTCCTAGGGATCAAAAGGAAAATCCTATTGCTACGGGAAAAATGGAAATTAAACCAGGTGAATTAATGACTATAGCAATTACAGGAGAGTCTGATAAGACAATAGACATATTACCAATCGAAGAAGAAATGGAGATACCAACAGGCAATAAATCTAGAGTAAGATTTATACATCTAGTTCCGAATGGAAAATCGGTAGATATATTATTAGATAAAGAAATGGTTTTAGAAGATGTTGAATATAAAGAAGTAACTCCATATACAGATATAGATCCTAAAACATATCAAGTAGATGTAGTATTAAATGAAAATGGTCAACTAATTAGACAAATAAGAGTTACTATAAATCCAGGAAGAGTATATAGTTTCTATGCATTAGGGAATAAACCTAACTTTCAAATTTTTCAATCCCTTGATGGAGCTACTTTTATGATTTAAATTAAATACAAAAGAGTATCTTATAAACATAAATACAGGATACTCTTTTTATATTTACTTTTTTTATAAAAATATCTCTTATTTTGAAAAAGTTTTTTATATCAACTTATTAATAAATGTATTGTGATAGGTAAATTTAGTTATTGAAAATACTAGATTTTTTTAGGTGATTTTATAGTTAAAAAGCAATATAGTATTTTAAATATATGCAATAGATTAAGAGGTACAACGGATTAATAAAGGTTAAAATTTATAAATTGATAAAATATACCATTAACAGAAGGATATATTTAATGAAGTTGTACCCCTTTAAATATGTGCATAAATTTTATTCATATGATAAAACTAAAAATACAAGAGGTGATTATTTATGGAAAAAGATATTTTAAATAAACCAGGTAAAAAAAGTGCAACAAAGTCTAAAAAAAGTAAGATATTGACAGATAATGATATAATGAAATATGAGATTGCATCTGAGCTTGGACTAATAGACAAAGTTACAGAGCTAGGGTGGGCAGGACTTACTGCTAAAGAAGCTGGAAAAATTGGTGGAATGTTAACATCAAGGAAAAAGCAAAAGAAAAAGGCGGAGGAAGCGAAAAAGGACGATGGAACAGTATAGAGACTTCGCATTCGTATACGATGAACTGATGAATGAAGTTGATTACAACGGATGGGTTAAATATATAGAAGATATAATTGAAAATGAAAATGTTCAAGTGAAAAATATATTAGAACTTGCTTGTGGAACAGGTAATTTAACTATACCTTTAACTAAGAAAAACTATGATATAGCAGGAATAGATATATCGGATGAGATGCTTAGTGTTGCAAGAGAAAAAGCAGAAAAAGAAGGTATTGAATTA
The Romboutsia ilealis genome window above contains:
- a CDS encoding VOC family protein produces the protein MIKMLHHVCIQTDKYKESLDFYTNILGFKIIQESKNFHTRDYNTWIKYGEFMIELQTAKANDTLHKWSSSNAGPVHLGFLVDDVQKEYERIKELGYTEFKLKNGQIVYEVEGEKLFKIKAPEGTEIEIRDTNI
- a CDS encoding DUF4397 domain-containing protein, whose protein sequence is MRNFNENYSLVRALHAVVGEDVVDIYLNGSPFFYNVQFTDFTPYVYVPEGAYTVEVFPRDQKENPIATGKMEIKPGELMTIAITGESDKTIDILPIEEEMEIPTGNKSRVRFIHLVPNGKSVDILLDKEMVLEDVEYKEVTPYTDIDPKTYQVDVVLNENGQLIRQIRVTINPGRVYSFYALGNKPNFQIFQSLDGATFMI
- a CDS encoding small, acid-soluble spore protein, alpha/beta type, with product MEKDILNKPGKKSATKSKKSKILTDNDIMKYEIASELGLIDKVTELGWAGLTAKEAGKIGGMLTSRKKQKKKAEEAKKDDGTV